Within the Magnetospirillum sp. 15-1 genome, the region GGGCAGCGGGCCTTCCACATGGACCAGCCGCCAGGGGCCGCGCCCCCGGGTGAACTTGGCCCCCTCGCCGGCATTGTGGCGGGCCAGCCTTTCCCCGACGTCCAGGGCGATACCGGTATAGGCCACGTTCGCCCCGTTGAGCAGGACGTAGACGAACCAGTCCTTCATCTCAGTGTTCGATGATCAGCTTGAGGCCCAGGGCGACGAACACGCCGCCGGCCAGCCGGTCGAGCCACAGCCCCGCCTTGCCGTGGCGGCTGAGCCAGCCGCCCAGGGAACCGGCGAACCAGCCGATGATGCCGAACAGCACGCAGGCCTGCACGGTGAACAGCAGGCCCAACTGCGCCATCTGCCAGCCCACGCCGCCCTTGTCGGCGTCCACGAACTGCGGCAGGAAAGCCAGGAAGAACAGGACGACCTTGGGATTGATGGCGTTGGCCAACAGCCCGCGCCGGAACAGCACGGCCAGGGATTCGTTGCCGCCCACCGCGCCGTCGATGCGCATGGCACCCGACGAGCGCAAGGCGCCGATGCCCAGCCAGACCAGATAGGCCCCGCCCGCCAGCTTCAGCCCGGTGAACAGCAGCGGCGAGGCGGCGATGGCGGCACTGATCCCCAGCGCCGCCAGGACGGTATGGCTGAGACAGCCGAGCGCGCAGCCCAGGCCGAAGGCCATGCCCTGGCGCCGCCCCCGCGACAGGCCGAGGCCGAGGATCATCAGATTGTCGGGCCCCGGCGACAGGGTGATCAGCACCGCCGCCGCCAGAAAGCCCAGAGCCTGGACGGAATCGAGCATGGCGGGAAGTCTGCCCTACAATTCCCTGAGGCGGAAGCGCTGGATCTTGCCGGTCTGGGTCTTGGGCAGGAATTCCACGAACTTGACGTCACGCGGGTATTTGTACGGCGCGATATTGGCCTTGACGAAGTTCTGGATCTCCTCGGCCAGCAGATCGCTGGCCAGGGAAGGATTGTCCAGCACGATGCAGGCCC harbors:
- a CDS encoding LysE family translocator is translated as MLDSVQALGFLAAAVLITLSPGPDNLMILGLGLSRGRRQGMAFGLGCALGCLSHTVLAALGISAAIAASPLLFTGLKLAGGAYLVWLGIGALRSSGAMRIDGAVGGNESLAVLFRRGLLANAINPKVVLFFLAFLPQFVDADKGGVGWQMAQLGLLFTVQACVLFGIIGWFAGSLGGWLSRHGKAGLWLDRLAGGVFVALGLKLIIEH
- a CDS encoding GIY-YIG nuclease family protein, which produces MKDWFVYVLLNGANVAYTGIALDVGERLARHNAGEGAKFTRGRGPWRLVHVEGPLPHGDALRREAAIKRDRAFKQALKPASA